The Verrucomicrobium spinosum DSM 4136 = JCM 18804 DNA segment ACTCTTCTCAAAGACAAGGCCGAGGACGAGGGCAAAAACGGCAAGTAAGAATGTCCAGGGGCTGCACGCATCTGGTTCTGGGTTTGGCAGTTATCCAGTGTCAGTTTCTCCCAGACCGATTCTGCCCGGAATTGCATGATTTGTTTGATTGGGAGGCAAATGAAGCGGAAAGGCAGTCGCGCTCTCATCCCCCGCTATTCTTTCACGATTGATTGATCCACTACCATGGAAGTTTACGAACTCCCTGCTCTCAACGCCACCCTCAACGCCGCTGCGGCCGTTCTGCTGCTGTCGGGTTGGATTTGTATCAAGCTGGGCAAGCGATCTGCCCACATTGCCTTGATGTCTCTGGCTTTGGTGGTGTCCGCCGCTTTTCTTACGAGCTACCTGATCTACCACTTCCATGTGCCCAGCATGAAGTTTCAGGGCAAGGGCGGGATCCGGTGGGTGTACTACACCATCCTGATCACCCATGTCTTTCTTGCGATCGTCAACCTGCCCATGATCATCTTGACCGTGGTGCCCGCGCTGAAACGGAAGTTTGACAAGCACAAACGTCTCGCCCGCTGGACCTTTCCCGTGTGGATGTATGTCTCAGTGACGGGCGTGTTGGTGTACCTGATGTGTTACCATTGGTACGCGCTCGGGTGAGGGGGGAGTGCAGGGGAGCTTGCGATGTTTTAAGCCGGGGGCAGATGCTTCCAGCCTCCGTTGACGCTTTACCTGGGGGCGCAGCCGTTCTAGGAAAGTGCGTGAGAGAATAGCCGCTTTTGAGAGGCCTGTTTGGAACCAGAGCGGAGGAAGGGGCCTGAGCTTCGGCGGCAGGGGAAGTGTCTAGAACCTGTCACGAGCCGTAGCCAAAAGCGGTGATGCTCACCGCAGTCCCACAAAAGCGCTGCGCGCTCAGGTGTTGGGGGATGGTGGAGCGATCGACGGAGCGAGAACTTCCGATGTCGCAGGCCATGCGGTCCACCCCCAACCAACAAACCCCACGCCTTACCGGATCACGCCCCAGTGGCTGGTCAGCGGCCAGTAGCAGAACCAGCCCGGGCCGACGACGTTCTGCTCTGGTACGGGGCCCCAGTAGCGGCTGTCAGAGCTCTGGTAGCTGTTGTCTCCCAAGGCGAGGTACTGCTTCTTTTGAAGGGCAATTTCGCGTACAGGTACGCGACGGCCCGTGAAGTCCTGGATGGCGTCTTCATAACCACGGTAGCCGTCTTTGGGTTCAGTGTAAGTCCCGGTCATCACCCGCTTGAAACCGGGTTCTGTGGCGAGCTGGCCG contains these protein-coding regions:
- a CDS encoding DUF420 domain-containing protein: MEVYELPALNATLNAAAAVLLLSGWICIKLGKRSAHIALMSLALVVSAAFLTSYLIYHFHVPSMKFQGKGGIRWVYYTILITHVFLAIVNLPMIILTVVPALKRKFDKHKRLARWTFPVWMYVSVTGVLVYLMCYHWYALG